Proteins from one Prevotella sp. E2-28 genomic window:
- the nhaD gene encoding sodium:proton antiporter NhaD gives MTFTVLIITLFVVGYLCIALESVFEINKAAIALLMCVGCWTLLMVGVQGFFPEVADGVSYVTERIQHHLGDAGETLFFLMGAMTIVEIVDSNGGFNFVRDAIKTRSKRKLMWRVAFMTFFLSAILDNLTTSIVMIMVLRKLVQSREERLIYAGLIIISANSGGAFSPIGDVTTIMLWIKGVITTQGVLSEIFIPSLVSMIIPAAILSLQLKGKFDKEQNLPKSEVSHFTSNQRNVIFWLGVGGLVFVPVFKTITHLPPFMGILLVLGLLWTVTEIFHRMQNTSEDDTMAKRVSDLLSKIDLSTIMFFLGILMAVAVLQEIGVLTSMGEGLNEAFAGNYYLINGIIGVLSSIVDNVPLVAGCMGMYPVAADGAMAVDGIFWQLLAYCAGVGGSMLIIGSAAGVVVMGLEKITFGWYLKKITWIAFVGYLAGIGCYWLEKLIF, from the coding sequence ATGACTTTTACCGTATTGATTATCACACTATTTGTAGTGGGCTATCTGTGCATAGCCTTGGAGAGTGTGTTTGAAATTAACAAGGCGGCTATCGCCCTGTTGATGTGTGTGGGGTGCTGGACATTGCTGATGGTTGGCGTACAGGGCTTTTTCCCTGAAGTGGCTGATGGCGTAAGTTATGTGACAGAGCGCATTCAGCATCATCTGGGTGATGCCGGCGAGACGCTGTTTTTCCTGATGGGCGCAATGACCATTGTGGAGATTGTTGACTCTAATGGCGGTTTTAATTTTGTGCGTGATGCCATCAAGACACGCTCGAAACGTAAGTTGATGTGGCGTGTGGCCTTTATGACATTCTTCCTGTCGGCCATATTGGACAATCTGACCACTAGTATCGTGATGATTATGGTGCTGCGCAAACTCGTGCAGAGCCGCGAGGAGCGTCTGATTTATGCAGGCTTGATTATCATCTCGGCTAACTCGGGTGGTGCTTTTTCTCCCATTGGCGATGTGACTACCATCATGCTGTGGATTAAGGGCGTGATAACAACGCAGGGCGTACTGAGTGAGATTTTTATTCCATCGTTGGTATCGATGATCATTCCAGCGGCTATCCTGAGCTTGCAGTTGAAAGGCAAGTTTGATAAGGAACAGAACCTACCGAAGTCAGAAGTGAGTCATTTTACATCAAATCAGCGCAACGTGATTTTCTGGTTGGGTGTTGGCGGACTAGTCTTCGTGCCTGTATTTAAGACAATTACACACCTGCCACCGTTTATGGGCATCTTGTTGGTACTGGGCTTGTTGTGGACTGTAACGGAGATTTTCCACCGTATGCAGAATACGTCCGAGGATGATACGATGGCTAAGCGTGTGTCAGACCTACTGTCGAAGATAGACCTTTCTACGATTATGTTCTTCTTGGGTATCCTGATGGCTGTAGCCGTATTGCAGGAAATAGGTGTGCTGACATCAATGGGCGAGGGCCTGAATGAGGCCTTTGCAGGCAACTATTATCTGATTAACGGTATCATTGGCGTGCTGTCGTCAATTGTAGATAACGTGCCTCTGGTGGCTGGTTGTATGGGTATGTATCCTGTGGCTGCCGATGGCGCAATGGCCGTTGATGGTATCTTCTGGCAGTTGTTGGCTTACTGTGCAGGCGTAGGCGGTTCAATGCTGATTATAGGCAGTGCCGCAGGCGTTGTTGTCATGGGATTGGAGAAGATAACCTTCGGCTGGTATCTAAAGAAAATAACGTGGATAGCTTTCGTGGGTTATCTTGCGGGAATAGGCTGCTACTGGTTAGAGAAACTAATCTTCTAA
- a CDS encoding rhamnulokinase family protein, which translates to MENKKYFFAVDLGATSGRTIIGHIENGKFELEEVTRFPNNLIEQGGHYYWDIYALYFEIIRGLKEVAQRGLEITSIGIDTWGVDFVFIGDDGAILRNPRAYRDPITFDAMDDYLKHVISKKEVYDVTGIQFMNFNSIFQLYAMKREGNSAFRNASKILFVPDALSWMLTGNEVCEYTIASTSQLLDPRTKQLDERLLNSLGLTRSKFGKMVNPGTLIGVLTDEVQRLTGLGPVPVIAVAGHDTGSAVAAVPAKDEMFAYLSSGTWSLMGIETKDAIINDLSYERNFTNEGGIEGTTRFLKNICGMWLYERCRLEWPEEVRKLSHPELQGQAMTVEPFRSLINPDDAAFAAPSSMIGAIQKYCRDTNQPVPETPAEICRCIFDSLALRYRQVFQWMQEFAPFRLDVLHIIGGGSLNKYLNQFTANSTGATVFAGPQECTAIGNIMLQAKAAGLVDDIWQMRQIIANSIELVKYEPQDKAAWDAAFDKYLNITNK; encoded by the coding sequence ATGGAAAATAAAAAATATTTCTTTGCCGTAGACCTTGGCGCCACTAGTGGACGTACTATTATCGGCCATATAGAGAACGGTAAATTTGAGTTGGAAGAGGTGACTCGTTTCCCAAATAATCTCATTGAACAGGGTGGTCACTACTATTGGGATATCTATGCCCTTTACTTTGAGATTATTCGCGGACTAAAAGAGGTAGCCCAACGCGGACTGGAGATCACCTCTATAGGAATCGACACCTGGGGCGTTGATTTCGTATTCATTGGCGACGATGGTGCTATCCTTAGAAATCCTCGTGCCTATCGCGATCCTATCACGTTTGACGCCATGGACGACTACCTGAAGCACGTTATTTCCAAGAAAGAGGTTTACGACGTGACGGGTATTCAGTTTATGAACTTCAACTCCATCTTCCAGCTTTATGCTATGAAGCGCGAGGGCAACTCAGCTTTCCGCAATGCCTCGAAGATTCTCTTCGTACCCGATGCCCTTAGTTGGATGCTCACAGGCAACGAGGTGTGCGAATATACTATCGCTTCAACCTCTCAGCTTCTCGACCCACGTACCAAACAACTCGACGAGCGTCTGCTTAACTCGCTGGGCCTCACCCGCTCTAAGTTTGGCAAGATGGTGAACCCAGGCACCCTGATTGGTGTTCTCACTGATGAAGTACAGCGTCTCACGGGTCTTGGCCCTGTGCCTGTCATCGCCGTTGCTGGTCACGACACAGGCTCTGCCGTTGCTGCCGTACCCGCCAAGGATGAGATGTTTGCCTATCTCTCAAGCGGCACGTGGAGCCTCATGGGTATCGAGACCAAGGATGCAATCATCAACGACCTCTCGTATGAGCGCAATTTCACCAACGAGGGCGGCATTGAGGGTACCACCCGCTTCTTGAAGAACATCTGTGGCATGTGGCTCTACGAACGCTGCCGACTGGAGTGGCCTGAGGAAGTGCGCAAGCTCTCTCACCCCGAGTTGCAGGGGCAGGCTATGACCGTAGAGCCTTTCCGCTCACTCATCAATCCAGATGACGCAGCTTTTGCAGCACCTTCTTCTATGATTGGTGCCATCCAGAAATATTGTCGTGATACCAATCAGCCTGTGCCCGAGACACCTGCAGAAATCTGCCGATGCATCTTCGACTCGCTGGCTCTCCGCTATCGCCAGGTTTTCCAATGGATGCAGGAGTTTGCTCCTTTCCGTCTGGATGTTCTCCACATCATCGGTGGTGGTTCACTCAACAAGTACCTGAACCAGTTTACCGCCAACTCTACTGGTGCCACCGTCTTTGCCGGTCCTCAGGAGTGCACCGCTATCGGTAACATCATGCTGCAGGCTAAGGCCGCCGGCCTTGTTGATGATATCTGGCAAATGCGCCAGATTATAGCCAACAGCATTGAGCTCGTAAAATATGAGCCACAAGACAAAGCAGCTTGGGATGCTGCATTCGATAAGTATCTAAATATAACAAACAAATAA
- a CDS encoding AraC family transcriptional regulator: protein MQISKYMLSNERDALWGLTVTTIGYEEIGPNDPYPTRGHADGYYFELEKGRILSEYQLLYIIEGEGIFHSRTVPEAHLKEGDFFLLFPGEWHSYHPTGPHGWKKYWIGFKGDNMDARVRANFLSPTKPIYHVGFSDSVVSLYKQAYNTALEEGAYSQQLMAGIVNHLIGMMYSLERNIELKSRNQTHVDMINKARLRIRESLESSLSIQEVAEELGVSYSNFRKLFKEHTGLSPATYQQDLRLQRAKELLSTTDMSIKEIAYQLNFESPDYFSAKFKLKTGRKPSELRNQ from the coding sequence ATGCAAATAAGTAAATATATGTTGTCTAACGAACGTGATGCCCTATGGGGTCTCACCGTTACGACAATAGGCTATGAAGAGATTGGACCTAACGATCCCTACCCTACTCGAGGGCATGCTGATGGTTATTACTTTGAGTTAGAGAAGGGACGCATTTTATCAGAGTACCAATTGCTATATATTATAGAAGGTGAAGGCATCTTCCACAGCCGCACCGTACCTGAGGCTCACCTGAAGGAGGGCGATTTTTTCCTCCTCTTCCCTGGTGAATGGCACAGTTACCACCCCACAGGTCCTCATGGATGGAAGAAATACTGGATTGGTTTCAAGGGAGACAACATGGATGCCCGTGTTCGTGCTAATTTCCTTTCCCCCACAAAGCCAATTTACCATGTAGGCTTCTCCGATTCTGTAGTCAGTCTATACAAACAGGCTTACAACACGGCTTTAGAAGAAGGAGCCTACTCACAGCAGTTGATGGCAGGCATTGTTAATCATCTCATTGGCATGATGTACTCCCTGGAACGTAATATTGAACTGAAAAGCCGTAACCAAACGCATGTAGATATGATCAACAAAGCCCGCCTACGCATCCGTGAATCGTTAGAGAGTTCACTGAGCATTCAGGAAGTGGCCGAGGAACTGGGCGTCAGTTACAGCAACTTCCGTAAGCTGTTCAAGGAGCATACAGGCCTCTCTCCTGCTACCTACCAGCAGGATTTGCGCTTGCAGCGAGCTAAGGAACTGCTTTCTACGACAGATATGAGCATCAAGGAAATAGCCTACCAACTCAATTTTGAGTCACCTGACTATTTCTCAGCGAAGTTCAAACTGAAAACGGGACGCAAACCCAGCGAGCTACGTAATCAATAA
- a CDS encoding ATP-binding protein: MIRKTIITLFMAVAVLSTIKATAWGRHGRPYTESDPLVIMCDWDFRPYEFNDKGKPSGYCVEVMDLILTRLEIPHRFEMREWSKAIELFENGEADLLHALGKNYEQEPYFQTKNFVNYYNVRVVYREDTKPLKDLSQLTISDTIVIKPSDYTSFYINQLEFRPYHIRYESPSDALTALTRGEIRYFIWGEMPLKQDIKEMAIENIIIGDVGIPTGELHIIGRDQDLINAIDDEYARISQDGELEIINDKWFHPERVHNDTPRYAFFVTALIVLFIAGFLTLSQLSRRRIKKAVKKSKDLGNMMTQALSMGDFYVFEQHIETGRMNNVYGNLLPQEGIDVEDFFSKISQNDLEQVKSVYGYLLRNAEHPFNIQIQWNGRYLKGYSIAEMEDGRLTHILNTVKDITREVEEERANNELGNRYIKIFHTNIIAMSFYDADGMLLDLNKSMCTLCDFNATREAFFRKTCMFDVPMLKNDFDRNSKQVFHVCQHMLYPEIGIDKFLDFRILPAYDDQDHLAYYIVTARDITADRETDLEQRRREKELKQIGEQISRYENDLKYLLSSSNMYVWTLDLKTQKIIFTRSLSVPEVEESLSNYMDSLFEDEKKKAIEHMKKLLETRQPFTVNHHFKSTPISDQPEWYTISGMPTFDEDGNCVGYFGVLRNINDLMNAQEQLKKERTRAEASGMMKSAFLANMTHEIRTPLNAIVGFSDLLQIIDEPADRQEFIRIIRNNCDMLLRLINDILEASDTGQTLAIYPTDVDFAQVFDDICQTLEQRVQEPGVQFLKDNPYTTFPTHLDKGRVQQVITNFVTNAVKYTHEGHIKVGYRQQDGGLYIYCEDTGAGIPKDKQASVFERFVKLNDFVQGTGLGLSICKTIAERCGGKIGVFSEGEGTGSTFWLWIPCEQITN, from the coding sequence ATGATAAGGAAGACCATCATAACACTATTCATGGCTGTAGCAGTACTATCTACCATAAAGGCTACAGCTTGGGGAAGACACGGGCGGCCATATACAGAGTCCGACCCGCTCGTCATTATGTGCGACTGGGATTTCCGTCCTTATGAGTTCAATGACAAGGGCAAACCCTCTGGTTATTGCGTAGAAGTGATGGACCTTATCCTTACTCGTCTGGAAATACCTCACCGTTTCGAGATGAGAGAATGGTCAAAAGCTATAGAACTCTTTGAGAATGGTGAAGCAGACCTGCTTCATGCCCTTGGTAAGAATTACGAGCAGGAGCCCTATTTTCAGACAAAGAACTTTGTAAACTATTATAATGTAAGAGTGGTTTACAGAGAGGACACCAAGCCTTTGAAAGATCTGTCGCAACTCACCATTTCAGACACGATTGTGATAAAGCCCAGCGACTACACTTCTTTCTATATCAACCAATTGGAGTTCAGGCCATATCATATCAGGTATGAATCACCTTCCGATGCATTAACAGCACTTACACGCGGGGAGATACGATACTTTATCTGGGGAGAGATGCCCTTAAAACAGGACATCAAAGAGATGGCCATTGAAAATATCATTATTGGCGATGTTGGTATTCCTACAGGAGAACTCCATATTATAGGACGCGACCAAGACCTTATCAATGCTATTGACGATGAATATGCCCGTATCTCACAGGATGGAGAATTGGAAATCATCAACGATAAATGGTTTCACCCTGAGCGTGTTCATAATGACACCCCCCGTTATGCTTTCTTCGTTACTGCCCTCATCGTTTTGTTCATCGCAGGATTCCTGACGCTGAGCCAGTTAAGCAGAAGGCGCATCAAGAAAGCCGTCAAGAAGTCTAAGGACTTGGGAAACATGATGACACAAGCACTAAGCATGGGCGACTTCTATGTTTTCGAACAACATATTGAGACAGGAAGGATGAACAATGTTTACGGCAATCTGCTCCCACAAGAGGGAATTGACGTAGAGGATTTCTTCTCTAAAATCAGCCAAAACGACCTAGAGCAAGTGAAATCTGTTTATGGCTATTTGCTGAGAAACGCCGAACACCCTTTCAACATACAGATTCAATGGAACGGCAGATACCTAAAAGGCTATTCTATAGCCGAGATGGAAGACGGGCGTCTGACACATATCCTCAACACCGTGAAGGATATTACCAGAGAGGTAGAAGAAGAGCGAGCCAATAATGAATTAGGCAACAGATACATCAAGATCTTCCATACCAATATCATTGCTATGTCATTCTATGATGCTGATGGTATGCTTCTCGACCTGAACAAGAGTATGTGCACTCTCTGCGATTTCAATGCCACCCGTGAAGCCTTCTTCAGAAAGACCTGTATGTTTGATGTACCTATGCTGAAAAACGATTTCGACCGTAACAGCAAACAGGTATTCCATGTTTGTCAGCACATGTTGTATCCTGAAATCGGAATTGACAAGTTCCTGGACTTTAGAATACTCCCAGCCTATGACGATCAAGACCATCTGGCATATTATATCGTTACGGCACGAGACATCACTGCCGACAGGGAAACTGACTTAGAGCAGCGCCGACGCGAGAAAGAACTCAAGCAGATTGGCGAACAAATCAGTCGTTATGAAAACGACTTGAAGTATCTGCTGAGTAGCAGTAACATGTACGTGTGGACATTAGACCTCAAAACCCAGAAAATCATCTTCACCCGTTCACTTAGCGTTCCAGAAGTCGAAGAAAGCCTGTCGAATTATATGGACAGTCTCTTCGAAGATGAAAAGAAGAAAGCTATTGAACACATGAAGAAATTGCTGGAAACAAGACAGCCGTTTACGGTAAACCACCACTTCAAGAGTACCCCTATATCCGACCAGCCTGAATGGTACACTATCAGCGGTATGCCGACTTTCGACGAGGACGGCAACTGCGTTGGCTATTTTGGTGTGTTACGTAACATCAACGACTTGATGAACGCTCAGGAACAGTTGAAGAAAGAACGCACCCGCGCCGAAGCTTCCGGTATGATGAAGAGCGCCTTCTTGGCTAACATGACTCATGAGATACGCACACCGCTCAATGCTATTGTCGGCTTTAGCGACCTGCTGCAGATTATCGACGAGCCAGCAGACCGTCAAGAGTTCATCCGCATCATACGCAACAACTGCGACATGTTACTCCGACTCATCAATGACATTCTCGAAGCATCTGATACAGGACAGACACTGGCCATCTATCCTACCGATGTGGACTTTGCACAGGTATTCGATGATATCTGCCAGACTTTGGAACAACGCGTTCAGGAACCTGGGGTGCAGTTCCTCAAAGATAATCCATACACCACATTCCCCACACACTTGGACAAGGGGCGCGTGCAACAGGTCATCACTAATTTCGTCACCAATGCTGTAAAATACACCCATGAGGGGCACATCAAGGTGGGCTATCGCCAACAAGACGGTGGACTCTATATCTATTGTGAAGATACTGGTGCCGGTATTCCAAAAGACAAGCAAGCCAGCGTATTCGAACGTTTCGTTAAACTGAACGACTTTGTTCAGGGTACTGGCTTGGGACTCAGCATCTGCAAAACTATTGCAGAACGCTGCGGAGGAAAGATTGGTGTCTTCAGCGAGGGCGAGGGCACAGGTTCTACCTTCTGGCTTTGGATTCCATGCGAACAGATTACAAACTAA
- a CDS encoding ATP-binding protein: MLALLMFPLSQGHAQEDRSDSLMNFTTDHPIIFEDAWDLWPYSFLEDGEPTGYSVDVVKMIFEELGIPYEIKLKDSQKALEDLRNGKSDIMMGMKAPFHDDYGQYGKMVINLFTHSVVYVKGQPLPIKDMNDLANNHVIVRNNSFSHHLMQEKGWGDNAIPFNNMEEAVLQVSTEGKGFIVWNTMSLKWLLNQYHVDNLELHPIDIPDGEYRFFSNNPRLLELMDSTYAALRAQDRLQPLQNKWFYPERKETGIPSWIWYIANTLAIFMLCALGYYIFTYLRARQATRNIRRENTRLALTLKASGVRIWTYDIRRQTVTWLDKNGNRKHEYTLLQFFNNYSSHDLEHMMQALNTLTNQQAENIELALKAPSDTNSKEMCDYVIALSVFHRDNNGKPTVIIGTRNDISQDCQRQKRVRDTLTRYQAIFDSIMVDTVYFDKNGILTDLNDKACDTFCCLRDEIQERKISYNQFYHLQSSDLTINKQESFYATIPLDLPTSDGKSRHIWYELKLQALYDMDDQLLGYYGTGREVTETSKNYHLRQQALQQMNLANKEARVYIDNINYALKVGGMRFASYQPDTHTISIFRGIADIQTRLTQTRGMNLLTKQSRALALRTLNSMDSRSVTHVDVTLKTVLKQEDGLKLFVQFLLVPSFNQDGTIKEYVGVCRDVSAQKNTEEQLEEETVKAQEVETIKNAFLHNMNYEIRTPLNSIVGFAEFFQMSHSTEDEAVFVQEIKENSSMLLKLINNILFLSRIDAGMIEIKTKPTDFALTFDSMCNTCWGNVNKKADNLRFIVENHYKHLVLEIDNQNIGHILEQIILNAIQFTEEGFIRARYDYTGDKLLVSVEDSGCGVNPDLSSHIFDRFSTGANKGTGLGLSICHELVRLMGGDINIQSKEGKGTIVWFAIPCKVLEIERKDIS, from the coding sequence ATGCTTGCATTGTTAATGTTTCCCCTTTCCCAAGGACATGCTCAAGAAGATCGTTCAGACAGTCTCATGAACTTCACTACAGACCATCCGATCATTTTTGAAGACGCATGGGATTTGTGGCCCTATTCTTTTCTTGAAGACGGAGAACCCACTGGCTACAGCGTAGATGTCGTAAAGATGATTTTTGAGGAGCTTGGCATTCCCTATGAGATTAAACTCAAGGATTCTCAAAAAGCACTTGAAGACTTGCGCAACGGCAAATCCGACATCATGATGGGCATGAAAGCCCCATTCCATGATGACTACGGGCAATATGGAAAAATGGTAATAAACCTGTTTACCCATAGTGTGGTATATGTTAAAGGCCAACCTTTGCCCATAAAAGACATGAATGACCTGGCAAATAACCACGTGATTGTGCGAAACAATAGTTTCAGCCACCATCTGATGCAGGAAAAAGGCTGGGGAGACAACGCCATACCCTTTAACAACATGGAAGAGGCTGTACTACAGGTCAGTACTGAAGGAAAGGGCTTCATCGTATGGAACACGATGTCCCTAAAATGGCTTCTTAATCAATACCACGTTGACAATCTGGAGCTACATCCCATCGACATTCCCGACGGAGAGTACAGGTTCTTCTCAAACAACCCCAGACTATTAGAACTGATGGATAGCACCTATGCTGCACTCCGCGCACAGGACAGGCTACAACCACTACAAAACAAATGGTTCTATCCCGAGAGAAAGGAGACGGGCATACCATCGTGGATATGGTACATTGCCAACACGCTGGCAATATTCATGCTTTGCGCATTAGGATATTACATATTCACCTATTTACGAGCAAGACAAGCCACCCGCAACATCAGAAGAGAAAACACCCGTTTGGCCTTGACGTTAAAAGCCAGCGGCGTAAGGATTTGGACTTATGATATTAGGCGTCAGACTGTAACTTGGCTAGACAAGAATGGTAACAGGAAACACGAATACACACTGTTACAATTCTTCAACAACTACAGTTCGCACGACCTTGAGCATATGATGCAGGCTCTCAATACCTTAACAAACCAGCAGGCCGAAAACATAGAGCTCGCCCTAAAGGCACCATCTGACACTAATAGCAAGGAGATGTGCGACTATGTCATTGCACTTTCCGTATTCCATAGAGACAACAACGGAAAACCAACCGTCATTATTGGCACACGTAATGACATCAGTCAGGATTGCCAACGACAGAAACGCGTCAGAGATACTCTGACACGCTATCAGGCAATCTTCGACTCAATCATGGTTGATACGGTATATTTCGACAAGAACGGCATACTAACAGACCTCAACGATAAGGCCTGTGACACTTTCTGTTGCCTGCGCGATGAAATTCAGGAACGTAAGATTAGCTACAACCAGTTCTATCATCTGCAATCCTCTGATTTGACTATCAACAAACAAGAGTCATTCTATGCTACCATACCACTTGACCTCCCCACATCCGATGGAAAGTCAAGACACATCTGGTATGAGCTGAAGCTACAGGCTCTCTACGACATGGATGACCAGCTGTTAGGCTATTACGGTACTGGACGCGAGGTAACAGAGACTTCTAAGAACTACCACCTGCGCCAGCAAGCCCTGCAGCAGATGAACCTGGCCAACAAAGAGGCTCGTGTCTATATAGATAACATTAACTATGCTTTGAAGGTTGGTGGTATGCGATTTGCAAGCTATCAGCCTGATACACATACTATTTCGATCTTCAGAGGTATCGCGGACATACAGACACGTCTGACGCAGACACGAGGCATGAACTTATTAACCAAGCAGTCGCGTGCCTTGGCGCTGCGAACACTGAACAGCATGGACAGTCGCTCTGTCACACATGTTGATGTCACACTGAAGACCGTTCTCAAACAAGAAGACGGACTCAAACTGTTTGTACAGTTCCTGCTTGTACCTTCATTCAATCAAGACGGCACCATCAAAGAATATGTAGGCGTATGCCGTGATGTGAGTGCCCAGAAAAATACTGAAGAGCAATTAGAGGAAGAAACGGTAAAAGCGCAAGAGGTAGAAACCATCAAGAACGCTTTCCTACACAACATGAATTATGAGATCCGCACGCCTTTGAACTCTATTGTAGGTTTCGCAGAGTTCTTCCAGATGTCACACTCTACAGAAGATGAAGCTGTTTTTGTGCAGGAGATCAAAGAAAACTCTTCCATGTTGCTGAAACTCATCAACAACATTCTTTTCCTTTCTAGAATAGATGCTGGAATGATTGAAATAAAGACAAAACCCACAGACTTCGCACTGACGTTCGACAGCATGTGTAATACCTGTTGGGGTAATGTCAATAAAAAGGCAGACAACCTAAGATTTATCGTAGAAAACCATTACAAGCACTTAGTGTTGGAAATAGACAACCAGAATATCGGCCATATTCTTGAGCAGATTATACTCAACGCCATACAATTTACAGAAGAGGGATTCATCCGCGCACGTTATGACTATACTGGCGACAAGTTGCTTGTATCTGTAGAGGATAGTGGATGCGGCGTGAATCCCGATTTGTCATCCCATATTTTTGACCGTTTCTCCACAGGTGCCAACAAGGGTACTGGCCTTGGACTTAGTATATGCCATGAACTGGTAAGACTAATGGGAGGAGACATCAACATCCAGTCAAAAGAAGGCAAAGGCACTATCGTATGGTTTGCTATACCTTGTAAGGTTTTGGAAATAGAAAGAAAAGACATCTCATGA